A window from Gorilla gorilla gorilla isolate KB3781 chromosome 21, NHGRI_mGorGor1-v2.1_pri, whole genome shotgun sequence encodes these proteins:
- the LOC101132215 gene encoding neuroendocrine secretory protein 55 gives MDRRSRAQQWRRARHNYNDLCPPIGRRAATALLWLSCSIALLRALATSNARAQQRAAAQQRRSFLNAHHRSGAQVFPESPESESDHEHEEADLELSLPECLEYEEEFDYETESETESEIESETDFETEPETAPTTEPETEPEDDRGPVVPKHSTFGQSLTQRLHALKLRSPDASPSRAPPSTQEPQSPREGEELKPEDKDPRDPEESKEPKEEKQRRRCKPKKPTRRDASPESPSKKGPIPIRRH, from the coding sequence ATGGATCGGAGGTCCCGGGCTCAGCAGTGGCGCCGAGCTCGCCATAATTACAACGACCTGTGCCCGCCCATAGGCCGCCGGGCAGCCACCGCGCTCCTCTGGCTCTCCTGCTCCATCGCGCTCCTCCGCGCCCTTGCCACCTCCAACGCCCGTGCCCAGCAGCGCGCGGCTGCCCAACAGCGCCGGAGCTTCCTTAACGCCCACCACCGCTCCGGCGCCCAGGTATTCCCTGAGTCCCCCGAATCGGAATCTGACCACGAGCACGAGGAGGCAGACCTTGAGCTGTCCCTCCCCGAGTGCCTAGAGTACGAGGAAGAGTTCGACTACGAGACCGAGAGCGAGACCGAGTCCGAAATCGAGTCCGAGACCGACTTCGAGACCGAGCCTGAGACCGCCCCCACCACTGAGCCCGAGACCGAGCCTGAAGACGATCGCGGCCCGGTGGTGCCCAAGCACTCCACCTTCGGCCAGTCCCTCACCCAGCGTCTGCACGCTCTCAAGTTGCGAAGCCCCGACGCCTCCCCAAGTCGCGCGCCGCCCAGCACTCAGGAGCCCCAGAGccccagggaaggggaggagctCAAGCCCGAGGACAAAGATCCAAGGGACCCCGAAGAGTCGAAGGAGCCCAAGGAGGAGAAGCAGCGGCGTCGCTGCAAGCCAAAGAAGCCCACCCGCCGTGACGCGTCCCCGGAGTCCCCTTCTAAAAAGGGACCCATCCCCATCCGGCGTCACTAA